The Mycolicibacterium fluoranthenivorans genome has a window encoding:
- a CDS encoding TetR/AcrR family transcriptional regulator: protein MSTKKSAGDVEEELGIVDAEPTMPETWQQRTIDRRLSTARARALARSSRFLATALELVEESGRADFTIQTLIDRSNLSLRAFYQHFAGKEELLLALYENVTSQFTEGIRQEVAAADGPMEQLEAFCRGFLSRAESSEAVGGRVMTIYNLSLEIERPADFAKIWEPHQKLLTKILTSCSRAGLIRDDLTPAQLTTLLNSTMTALAQIGVFQLGIKGAKLNQDQLWAWCRQALTAPPGTQPKAIPAKRTTTRRPRKLTG, encoded by the coding sequence ATGAGCACCAAGAAGTCAGCCGGCGACGTCGAGGAGGAACTCGGCATCGTCGACGCGGAACCGACGATGCCGGAGACCTGGCAGCAGCGGACCATCGACCGTCGGCTCAGCACGGCGCGTGCGCGGGCACTGGCACGCAGCTCCCGATTCCTCGCGACCGCGCTCGAACTCGTCGAGGAGTCCGGCCGGGCCGACTTCACCATCCAGACCCTGATCGACCGGTCCAATCTCAGCCTGCGTGCCTTCTATCAGCACTTCGCGGGCAAGGAAGAACTGCTGCTGGCGCTTTATGAGAATGTCACCAGTCAGTTCACCGAGGGCATCCGCCAAGAGGTCGCCGCGGCGGACGGCCCGATGGAACAGCTGGAGGCGTTCTGTCGTGGATTCCTGTCCCGCGCGGAGTCCTCGGAAGCGGTAGGCGGCCGCGTCATGACGATCTACAACCTCAGCCTGGAGATCGAGCGCCCCGCGGATTTCGCGAAGATCTGGGAACCTCATCAGAAGCTGCTGACCAAGATTCTGACCTCCTGCTCGCGTGCCGGACTGATCCGGGACGATCTGACACCCGCACAGTTGACAACGCTGTTGAACTCCACGATGACCGCGCTCGCGCAGATCGGCGTGTTCCAGCTGGGCATCAAAGGCGCGAAGCTGAATCAGGATCAGTTGTGGGCGTGGTGCCGTCAGGCGCTGACGGCGCCGCCGGGTACCC
- a CDS encoding enoyl-CoA hydratase/isomerase family protein, with product MTTYETIEFEVRGHTACVTLNRPDVLNAINDEMIAELATVYADIEQSQDIWTVIITGAGRALCVGADVKKAADHDMENAAGIDNQGEPILSSLRQWDAPQEATPPWLQMTKPIICAVNGIACGAGMDLVTTADITIASDRATLMDPHVSIGVTSGREAVRLARILPLPVAMRLVLMGKHERLDAHRAHELGVFTEVVSHDDLMDRAWEIGEIVNSNAPLAVRGSRMAVRKGLTLPIYEAELLAENYRMKVALTKDAIEGPRAFLEKRVPHWQAR from the coding sequence GTGACAACGTACGAAACCATCGAGTTCGAGGTCCGCGGGCACACCGCGTGCGTGACGTTGAACCGGCCCGACGTCCTCAACGCGATCAATGATGAGATGATCGCTGAACTCGCCACGGTGTATGCCGACATCGAACAGTCCCAGGATATTTGGACGGTGATCATCACCGGCGCAGGGCGGGCATTGTGCGTGGGTGCCGATGTCAAGAAGGCCGCCGATCACGACATGGAGAACGCCGCGGGCATCGACAACCAGGGTGAGCCGATCCTGAGTTCGCTCCGGCAGTGGGACGCACCGCAGGAGGCCACGCCACCGTGGTTGCAGATGACCAAGCCGATCATCTGCGCGGTCAACGGTATCGCCTGCGGTGCGGGGATGGATTTGGTCACCACCGCCGACATCACCATCGCCTCGGACCGCGCGACGTTGATGGACCCGCACGTCAGCATCGGGGTGACCTCGGGCCGGGAGGCGGTGCGGCTTGCCAGGATCTTGCCCCTCCCGGTGGCCATGCGACTGGTGCTCATGGGTAAGCACGAGCGCCTCGACGCGCACCGCGCGCACGAACTGGGGGTCTTCACCGAGGTGGTATCCCACGACGATCTGATGGACCGGGCCTGGGAGATCGGCGAGATTGTGAACTCCAATGCGCCCCTGGCGGTACGGGGTTCACGGATGGCGGTCCGCAAAGGCTTGACCTTGCCGATCTATGAAGCGGAGTTGCTGGCCGAGAACTACCGCATGAAGGTCGCGCTGACCAAGGATGCGATCGAGGGACCCCGCGCTTTCCTGGAAAAACGCGTGCCGCACTGGCAGGCCCGCTGA